The following proteins are encoded in a genomic region of Oncorhynchus keta strain PuntledgeMale-10-30-2019 chromosome 35, Oket_V2, whole genome shotgun sequence:
- the LOC118382717 gene encoding cyclin-dependent kinase-like 2, with the protein MEKYENLGMVGEGSYGMVMKCRHKENGRIVAVKKFLESEDDKTVKKIALREIKMLKQLRHENLVNLLEVWKKRRRWYLVFEFVERTVLDDLEQSPTGLDYSRLRRYVYQILRAISFCHQHNIIHRDIKPENILVSQGGVVKLCDFGFARTMAAPGENYTDYVATRWYRAPELLVGDTKYGKAVDVWAAGCLFVEMLTGEPLFPGDSDIDQLHHIIRCFGNLTPPHQELFYKNPVFSGVSLPEVTETEPLQQRYPKLSTTATDLTQRCLQMDPDRRSQCSDLLQHQLFTNDGFHLRFVQELNAKIQKDQKENSPLPKMNKTIKKDKEEVEERTGKYKKSTRD; encoded by the exons ATGGAGAAGTATGAGAACTTGGGTATGGTTGGCGAGGGAAGCTACGGCATGGTCATGAAGTGTCGTCACAAGGAGAACGGGAGGATCGTGGCCGTTAAGAAGTTTCTGGAGTCAGAGGACGACAAGACAGTCAAGAAGATCGCTTTGAGAGAGATCAAGATGTTGAAG caACTGCGCCATGAGAACCTAGTCAACCTGCTGGAGGTGTGGAAAAAGAGACGTCGCTGGTACCTGGTGTTTGAGTTCGTAGAACGTACGGTGCTAGATGACCTAGAACAGAGTCCAACGGGACTAGACTACAGCCGCCTAAGAAGATACGTCTACCAGATACTACGGGCTATCTCCTTCTGCCATCAACacaat ATCATCCATAGGGACATCAAGCCAGAGAACATCCTGGTATCTCAGGGAGGGGTGGTCAAGCTGTGTGACTTTGGGTTCGCCAGGACAATGGCTGCACCAGGAGAGAATTACACAGACTACGTAGCAACACGCTGGTATAGGGCCCCAGAACTACTGGTGGGGGACACCAAGTACGGGAA ggcggTAGATGTGTGGGCTGCAGGCTGTCTCTTCGTAGAGATGTTGACAGGAGAACCTCTGTTTCCTGGAGACTCTGACATCGACCAGTTACACCACATCATCAGGTGCTTTG GCAACCTGACCCCTCCCCACCAGGAGTTGTTCTATAAGAACCCAGTGTTTTCAGGAGTCAGTCTACCGGaagtgacagagacagagcctcTACAACAACGATATCCCAAACTGTCCACTACCGCTACAGACcttacacag AGGTGTCTCCAGATGGATCCAGACAGGAGGTCACAGTGTTCTGATCTGCTGCAGCACCAACTCTTCACTAACGATGGCTTCcacctcag GTTTGTTCAGGAGTTGAATGCTAAGATCCAGAAGGATCAGAAAGAGAACTCTCCCCTTCCCAAGATGAACAAGACTATCAAGAAAGACAAGGaggaagtagaggagaggactgggaagtacaag AAATCCACGCGAGACTAA